The DNA segment ACGACCGCCCCCGCATCCGCGGCTTCACCTCGCGCTCGTACCAGACGTCGACCGCGTGGTGCAGGTAGATGTTGCCAAGCAGCGGCGACAGGATCGACCCCTGCGCCGTCCCCTCCTCGGGCGTGTGAAACTCCGCCCCGTCCAGAACTCCCACGTGCAAGCACTTGCCGACGAGCCGCATCAGCGACTTGTCGTCGATCCGCTCCTGGAGCACTTCTCGCAGCTTGGGGCGATCCACGCTGTCGAAGAAGGACTCGATGTCTGCTTCCAGGATGAAGTTCCCCTCGCCTCGCCCTATCGACCTGTTCAGCGCCGCGATCGCGTCGTGTGCGCTCCGGCCGGGACGAAAGCCGTACGAGCAATCCAGGAAGTCCTGCTCGTAGATCGCTTCCAGTAGCTCGCGCAGCGCTCCCTGCACGATCTTGTCCTCGGTCGTCGACACCCCGATGGGCCGGGTCTTGCCGTTCGCTTTCGGAATGTGGACGCGACGGATCGGCTGATGGCGATACTTCATCGCCCTCATCCGTCCGTGCAGATCCGCGAGCCTGCGCTCGAGGTCCTGTCCGTATTCCTCCACGGTCACCCCGTCCACGCCTACCGCCGCGTCCTTGCGGATGCGGTGAAACGCGCGCCGCAGCGCCTCCTCGTCGATGTGGTGGCTCAGCGAGAGCATCTTGCCGTGCGGATCCCGGTGCGCTCTCTCCATTACCCTTGCCAGTCCCGTTGACATGTTCTCCGAAGTCTTCGCCTCGTCCATGTCTCCCTCTCAAGGCTCGTACCGACGCGGGCCGCCTTCGCTCCTCCGGGTCCTTGTGCCTCTCGTTCCCCGGACTCTTCGCTACTTCGCAGCCCTCCGACTTCCCCACTCCCGTCGTCCTCGGCTTCTTTCCTTTCGCCTCGGTCTACCTCGACGGCGCCCGCTTCTTCTTCGCGGGGAATCGCCTGCAAGCGCTGACGCGCTCCCCTCGGAGGCTTGCACCACGGCCCTCCGCTTCGCCGGTTCCTTCCATCGAGGAGATGTGGGGATCTCCCGAGTTACCGGGTCGTCCTTCG comes from the Pseudomonadota bacterium genome and includes:
- the ltrA gene encoding group II intron reverse transcriptase/maturase, producing MERAHRDPHGKMLSLSHHIDEEALRRAFHRIRKDAAVGVDGVTVEEYGQDLERRLADLHGRMRAMKYRHQPIRRVHIPKANGKTRPIGVSTTEDKIVQGALRELLEAIYEQDFLDCSYGFRPGRSAHDAIAALNRSIGRGEGNFILEADIESFFDSVDRPKLREVLQERIDDKSLMRLVGKCLHVGVLDGAEFHTPEEGTAQGSILSPLLGNIYLHHAVDVWYEREVKPRMRGRSCLVRYADDLVFGFERRDDAERVMEVLGKRLARYGLRLAADKTRLLDFRRPPDDQQGGKGPRTFDFLGFTHYWKRSRKGVWHPAWKTRKKSLHKAITALQSWCRDNRHLSIPEQHAALTRRIQGHFNYFGVNGNAKSLSLILYKVERAWIHWLRRRSQRSRMTWERFNRMLREMPLPKVKVYRNLWAAP